In Patescibacteria group bacterium, a genomic segment contains:
- a CDS encoding F0F1 ATP synthase subunit epsilon, with translation MKTIKFEIVTPEKTVLKEEINQITIPTKDGEITVLPNHIPLVSILVPGEIIIKKGNEEFSMSVSGGFVEVLVDKVVILADTAERAEEIDEKRAEEARKRAEKIKKEKTVDSREFAALSTKIEKELARIKVARKRKQI, from the coding sequence ATGAAAACAATAAAATTTGAAATAGTGACTCCTGAAAAAACAGTTTTAAAAGAGGAGATCAATCAGATAACCATTCCAACCAAGGACGGAGAAATTACTGTTTTGCCAAATCATATTCCTTTGGTTTCTATTTTAGTTCCGGGTGAAATTATCATTAAAAAAGGCAATGAAGAATTTTCAATGTCTGTTTCAGGCGGTTTTGTGGAAGTTTTAGTTGATAAAGTTGTTATTTTAGCGGATACTGCTGAAAGAGCCGAGGAAATTGATGAAAAACGAGCTGAAGAAGCAAGAAAGAGAGCTGAAAAAATTAAAAAGGAAAAAACAGTTGACAGCAGGGAATTTGCCGCGTTGTCAACGAAGATTGAAAAAGAATTAGCAAGAATAAAAGTCGCGCGAAAAAGAAAACAAATATAA
- the atpD gene encoding F0F1 ATP synthase subunit beta, translating to MSDKIKQTPSFVKISEGKVKQIIGAVVDVYFQDKLPEIYSALVVKIKEKDLILETQQHLGSNLVRTVAMGSTDGLRRGMDVTDSKEQISAPVGEEVLGRMLNALGEPIDNKPAVKTKKRYPIHRNAPEFITQSTKTEILETGIKVIDLICPIVKGGKVGMFGGAGVGKTVIIQEFIHNIAQEHGGYSVFAGVGERTREGNDLYHEMKESGVLSKLSMVFGQMNETPGVRARVALTGLSIAEYFRDEKHQDVLFFIDNIFRFTQAGSEVSALLGRMPSAVGYQPTLASEMGEMQERITSTDKGSITSIQAVYVPADDLTDPAPATTFGHLDSTVVLSRSLSELGIYPAVDPLDSTSTILDPKILGKEHYETARGVQKVLQKYKDLQDIIAILGMEELSEEDKITVSRARKIQRFLSQPFFVAETFTGTPGKYVPLKDTVKSFKAILDGKYDSIAEQEFYMKGKISEIKK from the coding sequence ATGTCAGATAAAATAAAACAAACACCCTCTTTCGTTAAAATTTCGGAGGGCAAGGTAAAACAAATAATCGGCGCGGTTGTTGATGTTTATTTTCAAGATAAATTGCCTGAAATTTATTCAGCATTAGTCGTGAAAATAAAAGAAAAAGATTTAATTTTAGAAACCCAGCAGCATCTTGGATCTAATCTTGTGAGAACAGTAGCGATGGGATCAACAGACGGATTGCGAAGAGGTATGGATGTTACAGACAGCAAGGAGCAGATTAGCGCGCCAGTAGGCGAAGAAGTTTTAGGCAGAATGCTTAACGCTTTGGGCGAGCCCATTGACAATAAGCCAGCTGTTAAAACAAAAAAAAGATATCCCATTCATCGCAACGCCCCTGAATTTATTACTCAATCAACAAAAACTGAAATTTTAGAAACAGGAATTAAAGTTATTGATCTGATCTGTCCGATTGTTAAAGGAGGAAAAGTTGGAATGTTTGGCGGAGCTGGTGTTGGCAAAACAGTTATTATCCAGGAATTTATCCATAACATCGCGCAAGAGCATGGCGGATATAGCGTTTTTGCCGGAGTAGGCGAAAGAACGCGCGAAGGAAATGATCTTTATCACGAAATGAAAGAATCAGGCGTGCTTAGCAAATTGTCAATGGTTTTCGGACAGATGAATGAAACTCCTGGAGTTCGCGCGCGAGTCGCGTTAACAGGACTTTCAATAGCTGAATATTTTAGAGATGAAAAACATCAGGATGTTTTATTTTTTATAGATAATATTTTTAGATTTACTCAGGCAGGAAGCGAAGTGTCGGCGCTTTTAGGAAGAATGCCGTCAGCTGTCGGCTACCAGCCGACCTTGGCTTCTGAAATGGGAGAGATGCAAGAAAGAATTACTTCCACTGACAAAGGTTCAATTACATCTATTCAAGCTGTTTATGTTCCAGCCGATGATTTAACTGATCCAGCTCCAGCAACTACTTTCGGACATCTTGATTCAACTGTTGTTTTATCTCGTTCTTTGTCTGAGCTTGGAATTTATCCAGCTGTTGATCCGCTTGATTCAACTTCAACAATTTTAGATCCAAAAATTTTAGGCAAAGAGCATTATGAAACAGCCCGAGGAGTTCAAAAAGTTTTGCAAAAATATAAAGATTTGCAGGATATTATCGCGATTTTGGGGATGGAAGAATTAAGCGAGGAAGATAAGATAACTGTTTCTCGCGCGAGAAAAATTCAGCGATTTTTATCACAGCCGTTTTTTGTTGCTGAAACATTCACTGGAACACCAGGGAAATATGTTCCGTTAAAAGACACTGTTAAAAGTTTTAAAGCAATCTTAGACGGAAAATATGATAGCATTGCGGAACAGGAATTTTATATGAAAGGAAAAATTAGTGAGATTAAAAAGTAG
- the atpG gene encoding ATP synthase F1 subunit gamma: protein MPANTRDILRRIKSVNNTKKITKAMEMVAASKMRRAVNMVLATRSYANLSWKTILNLSETEDGKTHPLLTKKKDEKAILLILISSNRGLCGGYNVQIVNKAIDSIKKHNGGKKMTEIMTMGKKGADLISRNDYKIVADFVKPDLASGIFEVSDLSKMAMKGFLENRYDKIMVAYTDFVSSLKQVPRVKQLLPVDLEAEDEYLGIVGKSAKVGATKEFIKEKEEKYLKRKAYSYKYIFEPNPMEVLDQMLPRLIEIQLYQAFLEANASEHSSRMLNMRNASDAAEEMIEDLTLYYNKARQAGVTAEIAEISAGAMMAKN, encoded by the coding sequence ATGCCAGCCAATACAAGAGATATTTTAAGGAGAATAAAATCAGTTAATAACACAAAAAAGATTACTAAAGCAATGGAAATGGTGGCGGCTTCAAAAATGCGTCGCGCTGTTAATATGGTTTTGGCAACACGATCTTACGCTAATTTGTCTTGGAAAACAATTTTGAATCTATCAGAAACAGAAGACGGAAAAACGCATCCATTATTAACAAAAAAGAAAGATGAAAAAGCGATTTTGCTAATTTTAATTAGTTCTAACCGCGGATTGTGCGGAGGATATAATGTTCAAATTGTTAATAAAGCGATTGATTCCATTAAAAAACATAATGGAGGAAAAAAGATGACAGAAATAATGACAATGGGCAAAAAAGGGGCTGATTTAATTTCAAGAAATGATTATAAAATAGTTGCTGATTTTGTAAAACCGGATTTGGCAAGTGGAATTTTTGAAGTTAGTGATTTGTCAAAAATGGCTATGAAAGGATTTTTAGAAAACAGATATGATAAAATAATGGTTGCTTATACTGATTTTGTTTCATCTTTAAAGCAGGTTCCAAGAGTAAAACAGCTTTTGCCGGTTGATTTAGAAGCTGAAGACGAATATCTTGGTATAGTCGGGAAAAGCGCGAAGGTTGGAGCAACAAAAGAATTTATCAAAGAAAAAGAAGAAAAATATTTAAAAAGAAAAGCGTATTCTTACAAATATATTTTTGAGCCAAACCCGATGGAAGTTTTAGATCAGATGTTGCCGAGGTTGATAGAAATACAGCTTTATCAAGCGTTTTTAGAAGCAAACGCAAGCGAGCATTCTTCAAGAATGTTAAATATGAGAAACGCATCAGACGCTGCCGAAGAAATGATTGAAGATTTAACGCTTTATTATAATAAAGCTCGGCAAGCAGGAGTAACAGCTGAAATAGCTGAAATATCCGCTGGGGCAATGATGGCAAAGAATTGA
- the atpA gene encoding F0F1 ATP synthase subunit alpha, with amino-acid sequence MSSQKDYIIESLKNQIKNFKAETVKEKVGVVIEVGDGIAKISGLSDCMSSEMLEFIPQKGDSVFGVALNLEEDTVGAIILGNYLDIKEGDTVESTGKILEVPVGEALIGRVIDPLGNPLDGKGEIRSKEFYPIEKIAYGVIARESVSKPLQTGVKAIDAMIPVGRGQRELIIGDRQTGKTAIAVDTIINQKDSGVVSIYVAIGQKESKVAKIVAELEKNNAMENTIVVVAGASDPASLSYISPYSGCAIGEYFMDKGKDALIVYDDLSKHAVAYREISLLLKRPPGREAYPGDVFYLHSRLLERSAKLSKDFGGGSLTALPIIETQAGDVSAYIPTNVISITDGQIYLEPDLFYQGIRPAINAGLSVSRVGSAAQIKAMKKVAGKLRLDLAQFRELAAFAQFGSDLDETTQKQLELGKRITEILKQNQYSPMPVEHQVIILYSASNKLLDDVPVEKIKDFEQGLHKYLSASVEKELKEIKNTGELNEKTAQKLQEKIKEYKKTLDY; translated from the coding sequence ATGTCAAGTCAAAAAGATTATATTATTGAGTCATTAAAAAATCAAATTAAAAATTTCAAAGCAGAAACAGTCAAAGAAAAAGTCGGCGTTGTTATTGAAGTCGGCGACGGAATCGCTAAAATTTCAGGATTGTCTGATTGTATGTCTTCTGAAATGCTGGAATTTATTCCGCAAAAAGGAGATTCTGTTTTTGGAGTAGCTTTAAATTTAGAAGAAGACACTGTCGGAGCTATTATACTTGGAAATTATTTAGATATTAAAGAAGGCGACACAGTAGAATCAACTGGAAAAATTTTAGAAGTTCCTGTCGGAGAGGCTTTGATTGGAAGGGTAATAGATCCATTGGGAAATCCATTAGACGGAAAAGGCGAAATCAGATCAAAAGAATTTTATCCAATTGAAAAAATAGCTTATGGAGTGATCGCGCGCGAATCAGTAAGCAAGCCTTTGCAAACTGGCGTGAAGGCTATTGACGCTATGATTCCTGTTGGCAGGGGGCAAAGAGAACTTATTATTGGAGATCGCCAAACAGGGAAAACAGCAATTGCTGTTGACACAATTATAAATCAAAAAGACAGCGGTGTTGTTTCAATTTATGTGGCTATTGGACAGAAAGAATCAAAAGTCGCCAAGATTGTTGCTGAACTTGAAAAAAATAACGCGATGGAAAATACAATTGTTGTTGTTGCTGGAGCTTCTGACCCAGCCTCTCTATCATATATTTCGCCCTATTCAGGATGCGCGATTGGCGAATATTTTATGGACAAAGGAAAAGATGCTTTAATTGTTTATGATGATTTAAGCAAGCATGCCGTGGCTTATAGAGAAATATCTTTGTTATTAAAAAGACCGCCAGGACGCGAAGCTTATCCAGGAGATGTTTTTTATCTGCATTCACGGTTATTGGAAAGATCAGCAAAATTAAGCAAAGATTTTGGAGGAGGATCGCTTACGGCTTTGCCCATTATTGAAACGCAAGCCGGAGACGTGAGCGCTTATATTCCGACTAATGTTATTTCAATTACTGACGGACAGATTTACCTTGAACCAGATCTGTTTTATCAAGGAATTCGTCCAGCGATTAATGCCGGACTTTCAGTTTCTCGCGTGGGTTCAGCAGCGCAAATCAAAGCAATGAAAAAAGTTGCTGGAAAATTAAGATTGGACTTGGCGCAATTCAGAGAGCTTGCGGCGTTCGCGCAATTTGGGTCTGATTTAGATGAAACAACACAAAAACAATTGGAACTTGGAAAAAGAATAACTGAAATTTTAAAACAGAATCAATATTCGCCAATGCCAGTTGAACATCAAGTTATTATTTTATATTCCGCGTCCAATAAATTATTAGATGATGTGCCAGTTGAAAAAATAAAAGATTTTGAACAAGGATTGCATAAATATTTGTCTGCTTCTGTTGAAAAAGAATTAAAAGAAATAAAAAATACTGGGGAGCTGAATGAAAAAACAGCTCAGAAATTACAAGAAAAAATAAAAGAATATAAAAAGACTTTAGATTATTAA
- the atpH gene encoding ATP synthase F1 subunit delta — protein sequence MKITSKQYALSLYKLVQNRDEKEINFVLKNFVNVLAKNSDLKLSKKIITEFEKFCDEADGTAKIDVISVKKLDKEIIGLLNKHIAAKLDKKNIIINNKISKNILGGIILKYGDTIIDGSFRKKINCLKNKLNK from the coding sequence ATGAAAATAACTTCTAAACAATACGCGTTAAGTTTATATAAATTAGTTCAAAACAGAGATGAAAAAGAAATAAATTTTGTTTTAAAAAATTTTGTTAATGTTTTAGCTAAAAATAGCGATTTGAAATTGTCAAAAAAAATAATCACGGAATTTGAAAAATTTTGCGATGAAGCGGACGGGACAGCAAAAATTGATGTTATAAGTGTTAAAAAATTGGATAAAGAAATCATTGGTTTGCTAAACAAACATATTGCCGCGAAATTAGACAAAAAAAATATTATTATAAATAATAAAATTAGCAAGAATATTTTAGGCGGAATAATATTAAAATATGGAGACACAATAATTGACGGAAGCTTTAGAAAAAAAATAAATTGTTTAAAAAATAAATTAAATAAATAA
- the atpF gene encoding F0F1 ATP synthase subunit B, with protein sequence MELLDKLGIYPGLLFAQIINFLILLFVLYKFLYNPILKVLDKRQKIVAKSLEDAKDIENRIKETEKECEKKFDKAKKEATLILEKTEKQAVAEKEIILNKTKQETAEIIKKAKDEILKEKNRTVLEIKKETTELIVKALEKIIGKEEGEKISKEDINKVIKEL encoded by the coding sequence ATGGAACTATTAGATAAATTAGGAATTTATCCAGGATTATTATTTGCGCAGATAATAAATTTTCTTATTCTGCTGTTTGTGCTGTATAAATTTTTGTATAATCCTATTTTAAAAGTGCTTGATAAAAGGCAGAAAATAGTAGCAAAAAGCCTGGAAGACGCGAAAGATATTGAAAACAGAATAAAAGAAACAGAAAAAGAATGTGAGAAAAAATTTGATAAAGCAAAAAAAGAAGCGACTCTTATTTTAGAAAAGACAGAAAAGCAGGCAGTCGCGGAAAAAGAAATAATTTTAAATAAAACAAAACAAGAAACAGCGGAAATTATTAAAAAAGCAAAGGATGAAATTTTAAAAGAAAAAAACAGGACTGTTTTGGAAATTAAAAAAGAGACAACAGAATTGATTGTCAAAGCTTTAGAAAAAATTATAGGAAAAGAAGAGGGCGAAAAAATAAGTAAAGAAGATATTAATAAGGTTATAAAAGAATTGTAG
- the atpE gene encoding ATP synthase F0 subunit C produces MENEIINEVVTNGEANIEAAKALATAIAIGFGAIGPGIGVGIIGGKAVEALGRNPEAASKIQTTMILGIAFAEAIAIYALVIALVVKFV; encoded by the coding sequence ATGGAAAATGAAATAATAAACGAAGTAGTAACTAATGGCGAAGCAAATATTGAGGCCGCAAAAGCGCTTGCTACAGCAATCGCAATCGGGTTTGGAGCAATCGGACCTGGAATCGGTGTTGGAATAATTGGCGGAAAAGCAGTTGAAGCTCTTGGACGAAATCCAGAAGCTGCCTCTAAAATACAGACAACAATGATTTTAGGAATCGCTTTCGCGGAAGCTATTGCAATTTACGCATTAGTTATCGCTTTGGTTGTAAAATTTGTTTAA
- the atpB gene encoding F0F1 ATP synthase subunit A, with the protein MGIENLVISITPEPIFHIKNFPITNTTIITLIVSVIIIAVSFFARKRFKLVPKGAQNVIETVIEALLGMVDGVTGDRKQTKIFFPLVATIFIFVILINWVELIPGLGTIGIKETHHGKEVITPFIRSSSADLNLTLAIAFVSVFSAQFAGIAFLGIRKYLSKFFVNPFKKPYFVGTFVGVLELISECAKIISFSFRLFGNIFAGEVLLLLSLFLVPYFFNLLPLPFLFLELFVGFIQALVFSMLTLVFLKSATIEH; encoded by the coding sequence ATGGGCATAGAAAATTTAGTGATTTCTATCACGCCTGAACCGATTTTTCATATAAAAAATTTTCCAATAACAAACACGACAATTATTACTTTAATTGTTAGCGTTATTATTATCGCGGTCAGTTTTTTCGCGAGAAAAAGATTTAAACTTGTTCCAAAGGGCGCGCAAAATGTTATTGAAACAGTAATAGAAGCTCTGCTTGGAATGGTTGACGGAGTTACAGGCGATCGCAAACAAACAAAGATTTTCTTTCCTTTAGTCGCCACGATTTTTATTTTTGTAATTTTGATTAATTGGGTAGAACTAATTCCAGGGCTTGGCACAATAGGAATAAAAGAAACGCATCATGGCAAGGAAGTTATAACGCCTTTTATCAGATCTTCTTCAGCTGACTTGAATCTTACCTTGGCTATTGCTTTTGTTTCTGTTTTTTCAGCCCAGTTTGCTGGCATAGCTTTTTTAGGGATAAGAAAATACTTGTCTAAATTTTTTGTAAATCCGTTTAAGAAGCCTTATTTTGTTGGGACATTTGTCGGAGTGTTAGAACTAATTTCTGAATGCGCCAAGATTATTTCTTTTTCTTTTCGTCTTTTTGGAAATATTTTTGCTGGTGAAGTTCTTCTGTTATTGTCTTTATTTCTAGTCCCGTATTTTTTTAATCTGCTGCCTTTGCCGTTTTTGTTTTTAGAGCTATTTGTAGGATTTATACAGGCGCTTGTGTTTTCAATGTTGACTTTAGTATTTTTAAAATCAGCTACAATAGAACATTAG
- a CDS encoding AtpZ/AtpI family protein, producing the protein MSNKDNKDSNKDSRQLALSFAWELGYSIVIPLLFFAIGGRLLDEKFSCSPFIFLLAIVLSILVSTFVIYKKVTRIISIVNKKENDKK; encoded by the coding sequence ATGTCAAATAAAGATAATAAAGACAGCAACAAAGACAGTAGGCAATTGGCATTGTCTTTTGCTTGGGAACTTGGATATTCTATAGTTATTCCTTTGCTATTTTTTGCCATAGGTGGAAGACTCTTAGACGAGAAATTTAGTTGTTCGCCTTTTATATTTTTATTAGCAATAGTTTTATCAATACTTGTTTCAACATTTGTTATTTATAAAAAAGTGACGCGGATTATCAGTATTGTTAATAAGAAAGAAAATGATAAAAAATAG
- a CDS encoding serine hydrolase domain-containing protein — MKNDLFLEIKQRIDSSIAPGCSLVILSKGNKNIDYSFGTFLGDNSSQITPDTLYDIASITKLYTTSIILRLYEQGKIDIYDRCSVYLPIFEKSELTIVDLLTHRANFGIRLSEYRSKYQTFFKTKIFEIIPPVKPSQEAHYENITFLYLGKIIEQITSKSLKEVFMELFNELGLKNTALGLKSQTIFNSPPTEIRNNYIVQNTTHDESAALMGGMAGNAGVFASAADLAKFGNLWIDDGKIMSKKKLYSIVFKDYSERGDRSQALGWHQDLFGMSYKNKNIYLHTGYTGCLLAININSSVICSFVCNRTYFGRDNIKYRKILKLLTDYLI; from the coding sequence ATGAAAAATGATTTATTTTTAGAAATTAAACAGAGGATAGATTCAAGCATAGCGCCTGGTTGTTCGTTAGTAATTTTATCAAAGGGAAATAAAAATATAGATTATTCATTTGGCACATTTTTAGGCGATAATAGTTCACAAATAACACCTGATACTTTATATGACATAGCTTCAATAACTAAATTATATACAACTTCTATTATTTTAAGACTTTACGAACAAGGTAAAATTGATATTTATGATCGTTGTTCTGTTTATTTACCTATTTTTGAAAAATCTGAATTGACGATAGTGGACTTGCTTACGCATAGAGCTAATTTTGGAATAAGGTTATCGGAATATCGGAGTAAATATCAAACTTTTTTTAAAACAAAAATTTTTGAAATTATTCCGCCTGTTAAGCCATCGCAGGAAGCGCACTATGAAAATATTACATTTTTGTATCTTGGGAAAATTATTGAGCAAATAACATCAAAATCTCTGAAAGAAGTTTTTATGGAATTATTTAATGAGCTTGGGCTCAAAAACACTGCGTTAGGACTAAAATCGCAAACTATTTTTAATTCACCGCCAACAGAAATAAGAAACAATTATATAGTTCAAAATACGACACACGATGAATCAGCCGCTTTGATGGGTGGTATGGCAGGAAATGCAGGTGTTTTTGCCAGTGCCGCAGATCTTGCTAAATTTGGAAATTTGTGGATTGATGATGGAAAAATTATGTCTAAAAAAAAATTATATAGTATAGTTTTTAAGGATTATAGCGAACGCGGGGATAGATCACAAGCATTAGGGTGGCATCAAGATTTATTCGGTATGTCGTATAAAAACAAGAATATATATTTACATACTGGATATACAGGGTGTTTGTTAGCTATTAATATTAATAGTTCAGTTATTTGTTCATTCGTATGTAACAGAACATATTTTGGGAGGGATAATATTAAATATCGTAAGATATTGAAATTACTTACTGATTATCTTATTTAA